The DNA window TACTCACGATGTATCGAAAATCTGAACAATTTCTCGTCAACAAATGATTTTGTTCGGTTTTTATAGAAAGTGTAgcgatgtttaaaaaaatttcctttacagtaatgtgtattatatatggTATTagattgggaaaaaaaactacaacaaCAAAGTTACAgtcaattgaaatttcgacTGCACCTTACAGTATGAAAAGTTTAATTGTACACTGTAAACAGCATAGTTGACAGGTAGAAGGTGGATCCTCAATTTTTTGTGTTTGCTTAAAACACCTtagtatataaatatgtgtacACACATCCAATATATGTATGAATCAGAGCAACCGTGTTTGTCATATATTAGAATTTTGTACCATATGCTAAGTgttatgtaataatattttctttgatATTATCCATAGCTTATCATTTTCTCAAAATCACACTCaactgtatttattttttacgcaTGATGTTTCtaaacatatgtatataccagAGTAGACTGATTTAGACCCAAATTAACCACATACATTACTATATTATACCTTGACATATAATATCCATGCGTCTAGTTACTGCAAATTCGAACTTgacatttttatcaattatactGTAGTAGAACTGCAGATTTATaatctatatacatatgaaGGTACTTTAGTATGTTTAGCAAATACCAAGCAAACAAGTATATTTACGATGTATACACACACCTGCAGATACTAGAGATCAAGATTTAATAAAGTTCTCTGTTAGCGATTCTCGACGAAGTCAAAATTTTAcagataatataatatacatatagatgaTAGATGTTGTATTGtatgcacgtatgtatgtatataatgtgtaCGCATATCAGAGAAGCATACTATAATCTAAGCTATAACCATGGTCATGATCTATcgataaattcattttcaaataggTATAGATGCATATAGAACGCTACCTGACACACTCATTACATACCCTCGCCCCTATATATATACTAAAAGTGATTATACCCCCCTCGGCTGCTCCCTTACGCATCTAGATTGACAGCGTTGACCATAAAGTTACATCTGCACAACAGTGGTGATAGTGGTGGCATTAGGAAATCCAAGGGAGGTAGGTAGCCTACGATCGAAACCGTCTTTGCCCTCTCTCTATAGCAAGGCGGGTTgctaatttgaaaaaaaaggtagaaaaataaaacaaagataATTTTACTCATACTTGAGAAATGTATTTGACTTTTGATCCCGTTGCCCCGGATGGTTTTGCCAAGCCCCTTGCGAGGCGTTTGGATTATTTGGCCCAGGACCACCGCCTCCCGCTCCAGGATTTCCAGCATTACCATCGCCCCCTCCTCCCCCGCCACCCCCTGCTCCCCCAGCCCCGCCTCCCCCACCACCCCCCTGATTCATCCAGCTGAGAAAACCCGAGTTACCGGTATTACCAAGGGCATTATTCCCCGACGGCGCCTGACCCGGAGGTCCTGGTTGGTTAGAATATCCCTGATCGTTTCCCTGATTTTGAAGGTTTCCAATCAATCCCCACGATGCCTGATTCAGGGCAGCAGCAACGAGGGCTGGATTCATTGGAAGGGCGGAGAGGTTCAGACTACCCATTGCCAGGGGATTGGACATACCTCCGCCGCCACCTCCACCCCCGCCGTTGTTCTGACCAGTTATACCAAGTGCCTGGAGATTCGGCATATCAAGATTCCCGCGACTACCTGGATTGCTCCAACCGTTCGGCCCCATGTTGTTACCCGAATGACCCATATATCTGTTGCCCTGATAGTTTCCCTGCATGTTGCCATCGATAGGACCAGTCTGCATACCACCACTACCTCCTCCTaccccccctcctcctccgccgccgccgccaccgccACCACCACTGCCTCCTCCTCTGCCACGCATGTTGGAGTTCATttgattattaaaatttctatTATTGCTCTCCGATTTTGGTGCAGCGTTTGATACGTGGACCGAAACGCCCTTAATGATATGATCCTCGCCACAAAGAGATTGAGCAACCTCTGGATCAAGGAACGTGACAAAAGAAAAGGCGCGGAAAGGTTTTGGTATGAAAACGTCGGTCACTTCCCCAAATTTGGAGAAATATTCTCGCAGGTCGTCGGCAGTCAGGTCCTCTGTACACCGTCCCACGAATACCTTGCAGGGTACTTGTTGGATCATTCCCTCctacacacaaacacacaatcagtcgtacgtacgtacatgtatacaatatatttatttaaatctatTTATGATGTAAGGTGATCAAACATCTCTCTTGCAAAAATGAAACAGCGCACTTGAAGTCGTTCTCAGTATAACCGGATTAGATTCTGATTATAATCTTATTTTTTGGACGCtcgtaatataaatatgcataCGAGTACAGCTAAAGGAATAATTGTAGCATTTGAATCAAGTTATGAAATCGTTTATCAATGAAATGTGTTCATTAAATAATGAACTGTGTCCCTAAGCTAAGGACATTTAGTCTATGTTTTAAGCATTAATCAGTACATACAAAGTACGAAAATTAAGTATTTCAAGAGTGGATGGGTAATCGCGGGTTTACATTCCATAAACTAATTGAATAcataattgaatttatcaGTATAAAGTAGAATGAACGATAACTGTCAGCATCgaaaagcgagagagagagagagagagagaaatatagAGATAGTGAGAACAATTTACGGGGAGTTGGTGCACAGAATATGCACTTTTCTATAACATATCTATAATTCATACAATTTTACTAGTAACACacatgtgtatattttattcaatccaCGCAGATACGATTTTATCATCCTTTGTTTGAGAGTGTATTGCAGAACAGACGATTTATCTAACTAACTAGTTCAACTCCTCGCATCATTACATTCGTAACGGAAAGAGGTAttcaatggaaaaaaaagtaattggaAAATGCTGCATTTCTATACACTTGGCACTTTGTTAAAGAGGAAATATTGTGTATATGTCTATATCAGCTATAACTATACGTAAATCTACCGAATACACCTGTACAGTACTAGGGTCAGTATGTAGTCaccgtatgtatatatacgcgtgtgtgtatatatatatatgtatgtctTACAACATACAGAAAGTGATGACACAGTGAACGTTGCTAATCCACTCTGTGGTACTTGGATATATCTGTGTCACGAAAATCTCTGGCTGGACGATGCTTGTAGTATCGGTCATAGTAATTCTCTTTAATAATGTTGTACCTTCCTTCGAATCTGTTACTGCCATCTGAAATTGATCTGTACCGACTAGATGAATTGTTTCTCTCATCTGACGTAGATGTGTGCCTTGAACGCGCCACCTGCCCGTGATGATACTGATGGTAATGACGGTGTTGTCGTGGATAGTGGTGTCCTCTTGCATCTACCGTAGGAGATGAGGAGGATGAAGATGTTGCCGCCGTTGTAGAGTACCTGACATCTACATTTGAATCATTGCTGTTGTTGTATCTTGCCGTCTCGCTTGAAGGGTATAAGTATGACGTAGAGGAGAAAGTTGAGGGTCTCTCATAAACGAACGAAtgattattactattactgttattattgtGATACTTTCCCCGATCGATATAATCGTTTGTTGCAATGCCAGATGAATAAACCTCAGAATATCTCGGATAATCTGGACCTGACTGATGGTACGAATGTTGCATATGGTGTAAATGAGACGCCGATGATGGATTGTGAGTATTTCCTGTCGCTCTTGACTCGTAACTTGAACCGTCGTAACTTTGCGGAGGTGCTTGCTGTTGGGGCGTCCCTGTATTCGCTGTAGCAGTCATTGTCATCCCTGCTGATCCGTAAGACGAATACGACTTATCATAGAAACCTTCGTAATTTCCATAACCGTCGTAACTCGTCTCTGTTTCGTAGTGCTTatcgtatttttcttcatcacaTGGATAATTCGGTGGGTATGAGGGGTATTGTGTGGGACGATAGTCATATGCTGTATCGCATCTGACGTTTGTGCAGGGAGGTACAGGTGTGGGTAGGGGTAGAGACATAGGCAAATGGGTTGGTAGATTCGGGGGTCCGTTGCCCTGTCCAGCTCCGCTTAGTCCTGTTGGATGGTTGTTCCTTGTTGTCATCGAGATAGTTCCCGTCACCGTCGATGCTGCAGAGTACGTCTTGGCATTAGACATGCGGCGATTCGTTGGTGTGTGGACCGGTATCGGACGATAGTACTCAGCGGGGTAGTTATTGCTCATATCATACTGACGCGCCATCATAATACCGTCAATATTCTGTAACCAGACACACCACCGCTCGACAATGTCTTCAACTGTTCTCATCGGGTAACTGCAGTCTGTGTGCGACGTTACAGTCATGCGACTATCGATAATACATTTCAACAACTGCAGATGTAATTCAGTGTCCACACATATGTTTATATTTCTATGCATGAAAGTATCGCACACTTCTGTATTTGCAGAGTGATGGGGTATTTCGTTTGGAAtcaatgcgaaaaaaaatcggctaTTTTTCAATGAGATTTTAACATTTGCAGAGAACTTGGAGGTTCAATCAATGATCAATGAACTGTACAGAGTCAACTCGGAACTCAGTTATAGAAACAAATCTGGAAGTTTGAATTATATATTccaaaatgaataaaacgtGAGTTGCCGCAATACTGAATACTCAATTCCCATACCAGTTAAAACTATATATAGGTGATTTTGCTGAAATACTACATatgcataaatatataaagATATGTATTCATACAAGAACTGCTCTATCTTTCATAATAGGTATTAAGAAATAatttacgaagaaaaagacCAACGTAGATAGCAAATCTGTATCGAACCAtgaggaaataataatttcaaactgtTGTTATGAGTTATGCCATGCTGATGTTTCTCACGCAAGTAATTGGCACTTATTGAGAATTTAGATCAGTGAGGATATAATTCGTAAGCGCGACGTAAGTTGCTCAAAATGAATAACAGACATCGCGAGCATATTAAACATTCATATTTGCACACACATACTGAGTCATACTTCAAACACATATTACATGTAATGTAACATTATTTCAAATAGCATATAATAGTAATGTCGTCTTATACAGCACGCACTGGTATACATAAATGTACTGTTATGATATATACTAAATATATATTGACACCCTCTGCTGGATCTACTACTACCACCGTTCTCCATCATACAAATACTAAAGATTCTTTTTCACTCAGTTACTTTTAGTCATTAGacaatttcaacaataaaatctggagaaacaagaaaattgCCCATTGTCAGATTCAAACCATCCTTATATACTTGCATATATCCAATAATTTAGACACTCACAATTCACTATTACACACGTATCCATATAATACATTCACTGTTGTGTAAGGAGAAGAGGACACCAGAAGTGactataaaatttcttttacaacAGTAGTTAATAATGTTATTTGTGCTAATAATTCATCGTTGCCCTCACTGCAGTCCTTTATCGTCATTATTAGCCACATTTCACATACTTGACCATTGTTTACAAAACTGCTATACCAAATAACGCTTATACTCACAACGAAAGCGCAAATTGTTACTTGAAATAAAGGGAGTATTTAGGGTGGTCTCTCATACCTCTGCCTCTTCCAAATCCCCGAACAAGAATAATTCTatgatgtaaataataattcataattcgaTGCTAGTTTGCTTAATCACCCACGttagaaaacaatattttgcaCTCAATATCAAGTCTTAGATATCACTTCACTGATCACTTTGCGTGTTACTTACATCCTAGTATAAGATTAACTCTCACACCGTCACGCTTACTCCCACTACACGCAAAACCAGCCACTCACGCAACTATCAAACTGTACAAAAGACTCTTGAGTATTCAATCGAAAATCGAACGTTATTCATACTTTGACAATGATTACTACAAAAACACAATATTCCCCATTCACATTTGCCATTTCTGCAGAAAGTACAATAATGAATTGGGTTCTTTACGCACATCACATtctttgaaaatgtaaaatgtaaaCATCTAATGATTTATCTATTCCTGTCCACATCATATACCTATCAATTCAATCACACTTGACTGCATGTGTAGTAAAAGTTCTTACCTTGCTGTTTGGGACTTTAACGTCACACCACCTTCCATCAATCATGTGCCGCTGAGCGAGACACCGTAGCTGTGACTCATAACTTCCGAATCTGATGAATCCAAAGCCTTTACTTTGGCCGGATTTCGCGTCCTTCTTCACCTGTTgaggaaaatattcaaagaagAAAATCAGATATTAAACGTTACAAAGAGATCGTAATGAATAATCAGAATTATACATGATAATAAATTAGGGTGTTTATGTAAGTAGGCCAACAAATTATTACAGTGGCAGGGGTGTTACAGGCACAACCAACACATATTACACGCGTTCTGTGTTAATTACATATAcgaatgtatacataatatctAAGTCCACATACACTACCATCggaatttaatttgaaatactAAATGAATTTCAGCAACGCTCTAAAATCATATTGAAAGTGAAATAGGTTTGCATTCGTGACAAAACAGTTTTAATGATCGCTGACATCGATGTACAGGGATGAATGTGTTGAAGAGTTTTGAGGCAACAATGACATTGATATCAATAAGGACATCTGTAGTATGTAGACCACAGGGTGTTTATGGTCTACACTGACGGTAGAAATCATGGTAATAGGATAGTTGCAGCAtagttgaaattattcaagtgTTTCACACCATAATTATG is part of the Neodiprion virginianus isolate iyNeoVirg1 chromosome 5, iyNeoVirg1.1, whole genome shotgun sequence genome and encodes:
- the LOC124306487 gene encoding uncharacterized protein LOC124306487 isoform X1; this encodes MSSYIQVAEDEGEEPIELPTEDDSTLLLTTLSAQFPGTCGLKYRNPESRAMRGVRLVEGRLHPPENGWGKAVYFCVFPKENKRKSDDNLENSTAKTKRMETKLRCTDLIVLGLPWKTTEQNLREYFETFGEVLMAQVKKDAKSGQSKGFGFIRFGSYESQLRCLAQRHMIDGRWCDVKVPNSKNIDGIMMARQYDMSNNYPAEYYRPIPVHTPTNRRMSNAKTYSAASTVTGTISMTTRNNHPTGLSGAGQGNGPPNLPTHLPMSLPLPTPVPPCTNVRCDTAYDYRPTQYPSYPPNYPCDEEKYDKHYETETSYDGYGNYEGFYDKSYSSYGSAGMTMTATANTGTPQQQAPPQSYDGSSYESRATGNTHNPSSASHLHHMQHSYHQSGPDYPRYSEVYSSGIATNDYIDRGKYHNNNSNSNNHSFVYERPSTFSSTSYLYPSSETARYNNSNDSNVDVRYSTTAATSSSSSSPTVDARGHHYPRQHRHYHQYHHGQVARSRHTSTSDERNNSSSRYRSISDGSNRFEGRRE
- the LOC124306487 gene encoding TAR DNA-binding protein 43-like isoform X2; translated protein: MSSYIQVAEDEGEEPIELPTEDDSTLLLTTLSAQFPGTCGLKYRNPESRAMRGVRLVEGRLHPPENGWGKAVYFCVFPKENKRKSDDNLENSTAKTKRMETKLRCTDLIVLGLPWKTTEQNLREYFETFGEVLMAQVKKDAKSGQSKGFGFIRFGSYESQLRCLAQRHMIDGRWCDVKVPNSKEGMIQQVPCKVFVGRCTEDLTADDLREYFSKFGEVTDVFIPKPFRAFSFVTFLDPEVAQSLCGEDHIIKGVSVHVSNAAPKSESNNRNFNNQMNSNMRGRGGGSGGGGGGGGGGGGGVGGGSGGMQTGPIDGNMQGNYQGNRYMGHSGNNMGPNGWSNPGSRGNLDMPNLQALGITGQNNGGGGGGGGGMSNPLAMGSLNLSALPMNPALVAAALNQASWGLIGNLQNQGNDQGYSNQPGPPGQAPSGNNALGNTGNSGFLSWMNQGGGGGGGAGGAGGGGGGGGDGNAGNPGAGGGGPGPNNPNASQGAWQNHPGQRDQKSNTFLKYE
- the LOC124306487 gene encoding ELMO domain-containing protein E-like isoform X3 produces the protein MYPAATFSRADKEPVKKDAKSGQSKGFGFIRFGSYESQLRCLAQRHMIDGRWCDVKVPNSKNIDGIMMARQYDMSNNYPAEYYRPIPVHTPTNRRMSNAKTYSAASTVTGTISMTTRNNHPTGLSGAGQGNGPPNLPTHLPMSLPLPTPVPPCTNVRCDTAYDYRPTQYPSYPPNYPCDEEKYDKHYETETSYDGYGNYEGFYDKSYSSYGSAGMTMTATANTGTPQQQAPPQSYDGSSYESRATGNTHNPSSASHLHHMQHSYHQSGPDYPRYSEVYSSGIATNDYIDRGKYHNNNSNSNNHSFVYERPSTFSSTSYLYPSSETARYNNSNDSNVDVRYSTTAATSSSSSSPTVDARGHHYPRQHRHYHQYHHGQVARSRHTSTSDERNNSSSRYRSISDGSNRFEGRRE